In one window of Fibrobacter sp. UBA4297 DNA:
- a CDS encoding 4Fe-4S binding protein — protein MAVDYSTLKKGGWMRQKQKNNFSLRVRVVGGNLTATQLAKIAEVAEKYGEGYAHLTSRQSVEIPFIKLENIDDVKNALAEGGVEPGVCGARVRTITACQGEAVCPSGCIDTYAIAKELDDRYFARELPHKFKFGVTGCQNNCLKAEENDVGIKGAIKVDWLEDKCIGCGLCAKVCRKEAIKIENKKVIFDKEKCNYCGRCYKSCPTDAWSHIHGYIVSFGGLFGNNINKGETIIPFVEDKQKLLDICDAAIQFFADNGKSGERFKYTIDRVGRDVFAKKIQDVYNG, from the coding sequence ATGGCAGTTGATTATTCTACTCTTAAAAAGGGCGGCTGGATGCGCCAGAAGCAGAAGAACAATTTCTCGTTGCGCGTTCGCGTTGTTGGCGGGAACCTCACTGCAACACAGCTTGCCAAAATCGCCGAAGTCGCTGAAAAATATGGCGAAGGTTACGCTCACCTGACTTCGAGACAGAGCGTCGAGATTCCGTTTATCAAGCTTGAAAATATTGACGATGTGAAAAACGCACTTGCCGAGGGTGGCGTTGAACCGGGCGTCTGCGGGGCTCGCGTGCGTACCATTACGGCATGCCAGGGTGAAGCCGTTTGCCCAAGCGGTTGCATTGACACATACGCTATTGCCAAGGAACTTGATGACCGTTACTTTGCACGAGAACTTCCGCACAAGTTCAAATTCGGTGTGACGGGTTGCCAAAACAACTGTCTCAAGGCCGAAGAAAACGACGTGGGCATCAAGGGCGCCATCAAGGTGGATTGGCTCGAAGACAAGTGCATCGGTTGCGGGCTTTGCGCAAAGGTTTGTCGCAAAGAGGCGATTAAAATCGAGAACAAGAAGGTTATTTTCGACAAGGAAAAATGCAATTACTGCGGTCGTTGCTACAAGTCTTGCCCCACTGACGCCTGGAGCCACATTCACGGCTACATCGTATCGTTTGGCGGGCTTTTCGGCAACAACATCAACAAGGGCGAAACGATTATTCCGTTTGTAGAAGACAAGCAGAAGCTCTTGGACATTTGCGATGCCGCGATTCAATTCTTTGCAGACAACGGAAAGAGCGGTGAACGTTTCAAGTACACTATTGACCGCGTCGGCCGCGATGTATTCGCAAAGAAAATCCAGGACGTATACAACGGATAA
- the cas1 gene encoding type II CRISPR-associated endonuclease Cas1: MIKRTLYFGNQAYLSLKDNQLVIKKRDDEIVTAAIEDIAYIVLDSPQITVTNALLGALLENNCAIINCDKTHLPSGLLLPLSGNTLQSERFQAQIDASLPLKKQLWQQTVQQKILNQAAVLHGSHDAEIGNMTAWANSVRSGDVDNREAVAAAYYWKEMFPDIPDFVRDRNGVPPNNMLNYGYAILRGVVARALVSSGLLPTLGIHHHNRYNAYCLADDIMEPYRPIVDKLILEVINEIEEYPTDLSTEIKAKLLRIPVLDCVIEGNRSPLMNAVSTTTASLAKCYLGTTRKLLYPEV; this comes from the coding sequence ATGATTAAACGTACACTGTATTTCGGGAACCAGGCTTATCTAAGCCTAAAGGACAACCAGCTTGTCATTAAGAAACGCGATGATGAAATCGTCACCGCAGCTATTGAAGACATTGCCTATATTGTCCTTGATTCTCCCCAAATTACAGTGACCAACGCTTTACTTGGGGCTTTGCTAGAGAACAACTGCGCTATCATCAACTGTGACAAGACCCATTTGCCATCAGGTCTTTTACTCCCTCTGTCGGGAAACACCCTACAAAGCGAAAGATTCCAGGCTCAGATAGATGCATCGCTTCCATTAAAAAAGCAACTATGGCAACAAACGGTCCAGCAAAAAATTTTAAATCAGGCCGCCGTTTTGCATGGTTCTCATGACGCTGAAATTGGAAATATGACGGCATGGGCAAATTCCGTGCGAAGTGGAGATGTTGATAACAGAGAAGCTGTTGCCGCAGCTTACTATTGGAAAGAAATGTTCCCCGATATTCCTGATTTTGTTCGTGACCGTAATGGAGTACCACCAAATAATATGCTCAATTATGGCTATGCCATTTTACGCGGTGTGGTTGCAAGGGCTTTGGTTTCGAGCGGACTTTTACCGACTTTGGGAATACACCACCATAATCGTTACAACGCCTATTGTTTAGCAGATGATATAATGGAGCCGTACCGCCCAATCGTAGACAAACTAATTTTAGAAGTTATTAACGAAATAGAAGAATATCCTACTGATCTTTCTACTGAAATAAAGGCAAAACTTTTAAGAATTCCCGTACTTGACTGTGTTATTGAAGGAAATCGAAGTCCATTGATGAATGCCGTTTCAACAACAACAGCTTCGCTTGCCAAGTGTTATTTAGGAACAACAAGGAAATTGCTCTATCCGGAGGTGTAG
- a CDS encoding ABC transporter ATP-binding protein yields MYVELKNINKHFGNFKASDNVSFGIEKGKLIGLLGPSGSGKTTILRMIAGLENPDSGEIIIDGKVINNVPASKRGIGFVFQSYALFRYMTVFENIAFGLRVLKKSENEIKERVAELVKLIGLEGLENRYPSQLSGGQRQRVAFARALAPNPQLLLLDEPFAAIDAKVRQELRHWLKEMIAKLGVTSIFVTHDQDEAIEVADEIIITNKGRIDQIGKPLEVYSKPKTAFVASFFGQPSIFKDYNKFHSFDTIPNVDQAIVRPEFVKVTKKNEVQKFKNSAEEGVVTDVAFRGSGIEITVLVNGETLTARRSFDEPSISVGEKVDVFIYRLFVTVGNYAFLLDNKSIREPIVVI; encoded by the coding sequence ATGTACGTAGAATTAAAAAACATCAACAAGCATTTTGGCAATTTCAAGGCATCAGACAACGTTTCTTTCGGCATCGAAAAAGGCAAACTCATCGGCCTCCTGGGTCCGAGCGGTTCCGGAAAGACGACCATACTCCGCATGATCGCAGGACTTGAAAATCCCGATAGCGGAGAAATAATCATCGACGGGAAAGTCATCAACAACGTCCCAGCAAGCAAGCGCGGCATCGGCTTTGTATTCCAAAGCTATGCGCTATTCCGCTACATGACCGTTTTCGAAAACATTGCATTTGGCCTTCGCGTGCTCAAGAAATCCGAAAACGAAATCAAGGAACGCGTCGCCGAATTGGTAAAACTCATCGGCCTTGAAGGTCTCGAAAACCGCTACCCGAGCCAACTTTCGGGCGGCCAGCGCCAACGTGTCGCATTTGCACGCGCCCTCGCGCCAAATCCACAATTACTTTTGCTTGACGAGCCATTCGCCGCCATCGATGCGAAAGTCCGCCAAGAACTGCGCCACTGGCTCAAGGAGATGATTGCAAAGCTCGGTGTCACAAGTATTTTCGTGACCCATGACCAGGACGAAGCCATCGAAGTCGCCGACGAAATCATCATCACAAACAAAGGACGCATCGATCAAATTGGCAAGCCACTAGAAGTTTACAGCAAGCCCAAAACCGCTTTTGTAGCCTCGTTCTTTGGACAACCAAGCATTTTTAAAGATTACAACAAGTTCCACAGCTTTGACACAATCCCGAATGTTGACCAAGCGATAGTCCGCCCTGAATTTGTCAAGGTCACCAAGAAAAACGAAGTTCAAAAATTCAAGAATTCTGCCGAAGAAGGTGTCGTGACAGACGTCGCATTCCGCGGGAGTGGCATCGAAATCACAGTACTCGTCAACGGAGAAACTCTTACCGCGCGCCGCTCTTTCGACGAGCCTAGTATTTCCGTTGGCGAAAAAGTCGATGTATTCATTTACCGTCTCTTTGTGACCGTAGGCAACTACGCGTTCTTACTCGATAACAAATCTATTCGCGAACCAATCGTCGTCATTTAG
- the cas2 gene encoding CRISPR-associated endonuclease Cas2: MDRFSEYRIMWIMCFFDLPTETKIERQRHSEFRKNLLKDGFSRFQLSIYIRHCASVENAEVHIARVKSFMPPDGSVSILCITDKQFGKIQVFYGRKEKPKPKSTGQLELFL; encoded by the coding sequence ATGGACCGATTTAGCGAGTACAGAATTATGTGGATTATGTGTTTCTTTGATTTGCCGACAGAAACGAAAATTGAGCGGCAACGGCACAGCGAGTTTCGCAAAAATCTGTTGAAAGATGGATTTTCAAGATTCCAGTTATCCATATATATTCGGCATTGCGCTTCTGTGGAAAATGCAGAAGTTCATATTGCTCGCGTAAAGAGTTTTATGCCGCCAGATGGTTCGGTAAGCATACTCTGCATCACAGACAAGCAGTTCGGGAAAATCCAAGTTTTCTATGGCCGAAAAGAAAAACCAAAGCCCAAATCAACTGGGCAATTAGAGCTTTTCCTATAA
- a CDS encoding sulfate adenylyltransferase subunit 1, with protein MKGLLKFITCGSVDDGKSTLIGHILYDSKLLYADQEKALELDSKVGSRSGKIDYSLLLDGLMAEREQGITIDVAYRYFTTDHRSFIVADTPGHEEYTRNMAVGASFADLAVILVDASQGVLVQTRRHARICRLMGIRHFVFAVNKMDLVGYSEDVFNKIKVQIAELAQTHSLSNIQVIPLSATEGDNVTIKSKNIAWYQGPALLEYLENVDTSSSALEKGFYMPVQRVSRPDRTFRGFQGQIESGTIRVGDVIKSLPSYEKASVKSILYTNRNVEEAHAGEPVTITLDREVDVSRGCVLARDASISSYKKIKASLLWMDDEPLSLGKDYLVKIGTKIIPGTLTKIDYAIDVNTGAHLETESISKNGIAVCELVFAEAIVVDLFEKHKTLGELILIDIVTHATAACGVVEGLYEKQLQSNEKAAFVQGERHGRGEIFEEFFYDTATLSVVKQQPVKQHYTVGNEIPTAGESYHYPDDFDIIILRDSIAVKVRGKRIAEITTAEEYHYGNVPVINGRGFEIKVHSDEDVANLLREYDDAGESGREEFFRKWAAFDTYRKVVIK; from the coding sequence ATGAAAGGCTTATTGAAGTTTATTACATGCGGTAGCGTTGATGACGGAAAGTCGACGCTCATCGGACACATCCTCTACGATTCCAAGTTGCTCTATGCCGACCAGGAAAAGGCTCTGGAACTCGACAGTAAAGTCGGTAGCCGCAGCGGAAAGATAGATTATTCACTTTTGCTCGATGGCCTGATGGCAGAACGCGAACAAGGTATCACTATCGACGTAGCGTATCGCTATTTCACGACGGATCACCGCAGCTTTATCGTTGCTGACACTCCGGGGCATGAAGAATACACGCGCAACATGGCCGTGGGCGCATCTTTTGCCGACCTCGCAGTGATTCTCGTAGATGCATCGCAAGGCGTTCTCGTACAGACGCGTAGACACGCCCGCATTTGCAGGCTGATGGGTATTCGCCACTTTGTCTTTGCCGTGAACAAGATGGATCTTGTGGGCTACAGCGAAGATGTATTCAACAAAATCAAGGTACAAATCGCAGAACTTGCACAGACTCATTCCCTGAGCAACATACAAGTTATTCCGCTTTCGGCAACAGAAGGCGACAACGTTACCATCAAATCGAAAAACATTGCATGGTATCAAGGTCCTGCATTACTTGAATACCTTGAAAATGTCGATACATCAAGCTCTGCACTAGAAAAGGGATTTTACATGCCCGTGCAGCGCGTGAGCCGCCCCGACCGTACATTCCGCGGATTCCAAGGACAAATTGAATCTGGAACGATTCGCGTCGGAGACGTCATCAAATCCCTCCCGAGTTACGAGAAAGCATCCGTCAAAAGCATTCTCTACACAAACAGGAATGTCGAAGAAGCCCACGCTGGCGAACCGGTCACGATTACGCTTGATCGCGAAGTTGACGTATCGAGAGGTTGCGTGCTCGCTAGAGATGCAAGCATCAGTAGCTACAAGAAAATCAAGGCGTCACTTTTGTGGATGGATGACGAGCCGCTTTCGCTAGGCAAAGACTACCTCGTCAAAATCGGGACAAAGATTATTCCTGGAACACTCACGAAAATCGACTATGCCATTGACGTGAACACAGGCGCACACTTAGAAACAGAAAGCATTTCCAAAAACGGGATTGCCGTCTGCGAACTTGTTTTCGCCGAAGCCATTGTCGTTGATCTTTTTGAAAAGCACAAAACGCTTGGCGAGCTCATTCTCATTGACATCGTAACGCATGCAACAGCCGCTTGCGGCGTTGTTGAAGGGCTCTACGAAAAGCAACTTCAATCCAACGAAAAGGCAGCCTTTGTGCAAGGCGAGCGCCATGGTCGAGGAGAAATCTTCGAAGAATTCTTCTACGATACAGCTACACTTTCCGTAGTAAAGCAACAGCCAGTCAAGCAGCACTACACTGTAGGCAACGAAATCCCGACTGCTGGCGAAAGCTACCACTACCCCGATGATTTTGATATCATCATTTTGCGAGACAGTATCGCCGTCAAGGTTCGTGGCAAGCGCATCGCGGAAATCACCACGGCAGAGGAATACCACTACGGAAACGTTCCCGTCATCAATGGACGCGGCTTTGAAATCAAGGTCCATTCCGATGAAGATGTTGCAAACTTGCTCCGTGAATACGATGATGCAGGAGAATCCGGCCGCGAGGAATTTTTCCGCAAGTGGGCCGCATTCGACACATATAGAAAAGTCGTGATAAAGTAA
- a CDS encoding 4Fe-4S dicluster domain-containing protein translates to MSISIDQSKCIGCGKCHDVCPGTLIKINENKKAFIKYPKDCWGCTSCIKECPVHAIQFFLGEDIGGKGSKVHTEKVKGEKNDIVRWIFELNDGSVRTIDIDPKESNKY, encoded by the coding sequence ATGAGCATCAGCATTGATCAAAGTAAATGCATCGGCTGCGGGAAATGTCACGATGTTTGTCCCGGCACGTTAATCAAGATAAACGAAAATAAAAAAGCATTTATCAAGTATCCCAAAGATTGCTGGGGTTGCACCTCGTGCATCAAGGAATGCCCTGTTCACGCCATCCAATTTTTCCTCGGTGAAGACATTGGCGGCAAGGGAAGCAAGGTACATACCGAAAAAGTCAAGGGCGAAAAAAACGATATCGTGCGCTGGATTTTTGAACTGAACGATGGAAGCGTCAGGACTATCGATATCGATCCCAAGGAATCTAACAAATACTAG
- the cysT gene encoding sulfate ABC transporter permease subunit CysT — MKRTNRSVIPGFGLTTGITLAILGVVVLIPLASLVVFTAQMSFDEIIETITRDRVLSSFRVSFTTAFIASFINAVMGIILAWVLVKYTFPCKRLIDGMIELPFALPTAVAGIALTALTADTGLVGGFFAKFGIKIAFTQIGITVALVFIGIPFVVRAVQPVLEKLDPAYEEAAGVLGASRGRIFWKVIFPEIVPAALTGFGLAFGRCLGEYGSVVFIAGNKPFETEIAPLIIMSELQEYDYASATTIALVMLVASFVTLFLVNLIQTRNTRILKGGA; from the coding sequence ATGAAAAGAACAAATAGAAGTGTTATACCAGGTTTCGGCCTTACTACAGGCATCACGCTCGCCATTTTGGGCGTTGTCGTGCTCATTCCGCTTGCATCGCTTGTGGTGTTTACGGCGCAAATGAGTTTTGACGAAATTATAGAGACCATTACGCGCGACCGAGTGCTCTCTAGCTTTCGTGTGAGTTTTACAACTGCATTTATCGCATCGTTCATCAATGCAGTAATGGGCATCATTCTTGCGTGGGTGCTTGTGAAATACACGTTCCCGTGCAAGCGACTGATCGACGGCATGATTGAGCTTCCGTTTGCGCTCCCGACAGCTGTGGCGGGCATCGCTCTCACGGCACTCACAGCAGATACAGGCCTTGTGGGCGGATTCTTTGCAAAGTTCGGCATAAAAATCGCATTCACGCAAATCGGCATTACAGTCGCGCTCGTGTTTATCGGCATTCCTTTTGTGGTACGTGCTGTACAGCCCGTGCTCGAAAAGTTGGACCCCGCTTACGAAGAAGCTGCAGGCGTGCTAGGAGCATCACGGGGCCGCATTTTCTGGAAAGTGATTTTTCCGGAAATCGTGCCCGCCGCACTAACAGGGTTTGGGCTTGCATTCGGACGCTGCCTCGGAGAATACGGAAGCGTCGTTTTCATCGCAGGCAACAAACCATTCGAAACAGAAATTGCACCGTTAATTATCATGTCCGAATTGCAGGAATACGATTACGCAAGTGCGACGACAATTGCGCTTGTCATGCTCGTAGCCTCGTTTGTAACGCTTTTCCTCGTAAACTTAATACAAACTAGAAACACCAGAATTCTGAAAGGAGGCGCTTGA
- a CDS encoding sulfate ABC transporter substrate-binding protein has protein sequence MNFKKITIASIALLSLAFTACSSSEEKAASAEKQTLTNVSYDPTRELYANYNQVFAKHWKEKTGKDVEITQSHGGSGKQALEVANGLEADVVTLALEYDVNAVRDAGLIEEGWVKEFPLNSAPYTSTIVFLVRKGNPKNLKDWGDLVKDGIGVITPNPKTSGGARWNYLAAWAWAEKQYNGDEAKVKEFVKKLYKNVLVLASGARGSTTTFIENGQGDVLLAWENEAFLSLKDYPKDYEIVIPSVSILAEPSVAIVDKVVDKRGTRELATEYLNFLYSDEGQHIAAKNHYRPSNKAILDQYKEFDQNVNLIDISYFGGWDKAQKTHFSNGGIFDQIYEKK, from the coding sequence ATGAATTTCAAGAAAATTACAATTGCATCCATCGCACTCCTCTCCCTCGCTTTCACCGCTTGCTCTTCTTCCGAAGAAAAGGCCGCATCCGCTGAAAAGCAGACCCTCACCAACGTGTCTTACGACCCGACACGCGAACTCTACGCCAACTACAACCAGGTCTTTGCCAAGCACTGGAAAGAAAAGACCGGCAAGGATGTAGAAATCACGCAGTCCCATGGCGGTTCCGGCAAGCAGGCTTTGGAAGTCGCCAACGGTCTCGAAGCAGACGTTGTAACGCTCGCCCTCGAATACGACGTGAACGCTGTACGCGATGCAGGCCTTATCGAAGAAGGCTGGGTCAAGGAATTTCCGCTGAACAGCGCTCCTTACACCTCCACCATCGTCTTCCTCGTTCGCAAGGGTAACCCGAAGAATCTCAAGGACTGGGGCGACCTCGTCAAAGACGGCATCGGAGTCATCACGCCGAACCCGAAAACTTCTGGCGGCGCACGCTGGAACTATCTCGCCGCTTGGGCATGGGCCGAAAAGCAGTACAACGGCGACGAAGCCAAGGTCAAGGAATTCGTGAAGAAGCTCTACAAGAACGTGCTCGTACTCGCTTCTGGCGCTCGCGGCTCTACGACGACATTCATCGAAAACGGCCAGGGCGATGTTTTGCTTGCTTGGGAAAACGAAGCATTCCTCTCGCTCAAGGATTACCCCAAGGACTACGAAATCGTCATCCCTAGCGTAAGCATCTTGGCAGAACCGTCTGTCGCAATTGTAGACAAGGTTGTTGACAAGCGCGGCACCCGCGAACTTGCCACCGAATACCTGAACTTCCTCTACAGCGACGAAGGCCAGCACATTGCAGCTAAGAACCACTACCGTCCTTCCAACAAGGCCATTCTTGACCAGTACAAGGAATTTGACCAAAACGTGAACCTGATTGACATCAGCTACTTCGGCGGTTGGGACAAGGCTCAAAAAACGCACTTCTCCAACGGTGGCATTTTCGACCAGATTTACGAAAAGAAGTAA
- a CDS encoding adenylyl-sulfate reductase subunit alpha, whose protein sequence is MNIEKLKTDLLIIGGGTAGCYAAITASTLDAAKDVADIKILVVEKANIKRSGCLAAGVNALNAYITEGRTPKDYVEYAKKDADGIVREDLLYSISERFNEITAHLEKLGLVILKDKDGKYVTRGNRNIKINGENIKPILAAAVAKAPNVQVLNHVNIFDFSVHDNRIDGAFGFGIENDTFYAIEAHAVIIATGGAAGLYRPNNPGFSRHKMWYPPFNTGAGYAMGIRHGAEMTTFEMRFIALRCKDTIAPTGTLAQGVGAKQINSLGEVYETKYGISTSERVYGTVAENQEGRGPCYLRTVGITPAQEDSLLKAYLNMAPSQTIRWIENGTPSKANVEIEGTEPYIVGGHTASGYWVDTKRATTIEGLYAAGDVAGGAPQKYVTGALAEGEIAAKSAVEFIQSKVAADATIKEEEVTEHVAEIEKFLNNKSGKDTAECLEEAMQVAMDTYAGGIKTGYRYSENQLAIALREIENIELRVGGLHADDLQEVMYIYELKERLTVCKSVIAHLAARHETRWHSFAENTDYPKKDNEHFRKYVNSRLENGQLKIILRELTAEGQKNYEHQH, encoded by the coding sequence ATGAACATCGAAAAACTCAAGACAGACTTGCTGATTATTGGTGGCGGGACCGCTGGCTGTTATGCGGCCATTACCGCAAGTACTTTAGATGCAGCGAAAGACGTCGCAGACATCAAGATATTGGTTGTCGAAAAAGCGAACATCAAGCGGAGCGGTTGCCTTGCGGCAGGCGTAAACGCGCTGAACGCCTACATTACCGAAGGCCGTACGCCCAAGGATTATGTAGAGTACGCCAAGAAAGACGCCGACGGAATCGTTCGCGAAGACTTGCTGTACAGCATTTCCGAGAGGTTCAACGAAATCACCGCGCACTTGGAAAAGCTAGGCCTTGTCATTTTGAAGGACAAGGATGGAAAGTATGTGACCCGCGGGAATCGTAATATCAAAATCAACGGCGAGAACATAAAGCCAATTTTGGCGGCGGCTGTCGCAAAGGCACCGAATGTTCAGGTGCTGAACCACGTGAACATTTTCGATTTTTCCGTTCACGACAACAGGATTGACGGAGCTTTCGGTTTCGGAATCGAGAACGATACTTTTTACGCCATCGAGGCGCATGCGGTGATTATCGCCACAGGTGGTGCGGCCGGGCTTTACCGCCCGAACAATCCAGGATTTTCAAGGCACAAGATGTGGTATCCGCCATTCAACACGGGCGCGGGCTATGCGATGGGAATCCGTCACGGTGCCGAGATGACGACTTTCGAGATGCGTTTTATTGCGCTGCGTTGCAAGGATACGATTGCCCCGACGGGCACGCTTGCGCAGGGCGTGGGCGCAAAGCAGATAAATTCGCTTGGTGAAGTTTACGAGACAAAGTACGGCATTTCCACATCAGAACGCGTGTACGGAACGGTAGCCGAAAACCAGGAAGGCCGCGGACCATGCTACTTGCGCACCGTCGGGATTACGCCCGCACAGGAAGACTCGCTTTTAAAGGCTTACCTGAACATGGCTCCGTCGCAGACGATTCGCTGGATTGAAAATGGTACGCCATCGAAGGCGAATGTCGAAATCGAAGGAACGGAGCCCTATATCGTGGGCGGCCACACCGCAAGCGGTTACTGGGTCGATACCAAGCGAGCAACAACCATCGAAGGGCTTTACGCTGCTGGCGATGTTGCCGGTGGAGCCCCGCAAAAATACGTGACGGGCGCGCTTGCCGAAGGCGAGATTGCGGCGAAGAGTGCAGTGGAATTCATCCAGAGCAAGGTTGCGGCCGATGCAACCATTAAGGAAGAAGAGGTTACCGAACATGTTGCAGAAATCGAGAAATTCCTCAACAACAAAAGCGGCAAGGACACCGCTGAATGTCTTGAAGAGGCAATGCAAGTGGCTATGGACACTTATGCAGGAGGCATCAAGACAGGCTATCGTTATAGCGAAAATCAACTAGCAATTGCCCTCAGGGAAATTGAGAATATCGAGCTGCGTGTGGGCGGCTTGCATGCAGACGATTTGCAAGAAGTCATGTATATCTACGAGCTCAAGGAACGCTTGACGGTTTGCAAGAGCGTGATTGCGCACTTGGCCGCGCGTCACGAAACGCGTTGGCACAGCTTTGCAGAAAACACCGACTATCCCAAAAAAGACAACGAACATTTCCGCAAGTACGTAAATTCCCGCCTCGAGAACGGACAACTTAAAATCATCTTGCGGGAACTCACCGCAGAAGGGCAAAAGAACTATGAGCATCAGCATTGA
- the cysD gene encoding sulfate adenylyltransferase subunit CysD, which produces MSEFSHLDELEAEAIYIIREVAAECEKPVMLYSIGKDSSVMLHLAMKAFYPEKPPFPFLHVNTTWKFHEMIEFRDQTAQKLGIEMIEYINQDGVDRGINPFDHGSAYTDIMKTQALKQALNKYGFTAAFGGGRRDEEKSRAKERIFSFRNSAHAWDPKNQRPEMWKLYNTKINKGESIRVFPISNWTEKDIWQYIKREKIDIVPLYFAAPRPVVVRDGNIIMVDDERFPLREGETPEIKSVRFRTLGCYPLTGGIESTATTLDEIIDETLSAVSSERTSRVIDNEAAGSMERRKREGYF; this is translated from the coding sequence GTGAGCGAATTTTCACACCTCGACGAGCTGGAAGCCGAAGCCATCTACATCATTCGCGAAGTCGCAGCCGAATGCGAAAAGCCGGTTATGTTGTACTCGATTGGCAAGGACAGTTCCGTCATGTTGCATTTAGCCATGAAGGCCTTCTATCCCGAAAAGCCGCCTTTCCCGTTCTTGCATGTGAATACCACATGGAAGTTCCACGAGATGATTGAGTTCCGCGACCAAACGGCGCAAAAGCTCGGTATCGAGATGATCGAGTACATCAACCAGGACGGCGTTGATCGCGGCATCAATCCCTTTGACCATGGATCCGCCTACACCGACATCATGAAGACGCAGGCTCTAAAGCAGGCGTTGAACAAGTACGGTTTTACCGCCGCATTTGGCGGCGGCCGCCGCGACGAGGAAAAGTCCCGCGCAAAAGAACGCATTTTCTCGTTCCGCAATTCCGCACACGCTTGGGACCCGAAAAACCAGCGTCCCGAAATGTGGAAGCTTTACAACACCAAGATCAACAAGGGTGAAAGCATCCGCGTTTTCCCGATTTCGAACTGGACCGAAAAGGACATCTGGCAGTACATCAAGCGCGAAAAGATTGACATTGTTCCGCTGTACTTTGCGGCCCCGCGCCCGGTCGTGGTGCGCGATGGCAACATCATCATGGTGGACGACGAACGCTTCCCGCTGCGCGAAGGCGAAACGCCCGAAATCAAGTCGGTACGTTTCCGCACGCTCGGTTGCTACCCGCTCACAGGCGGCATCGAATCCACCGCCACGACGCTTGATGAAATCATCGACGAAACGTTGAGCGCCGTCTCTTCGGAAAGAACTTCGCGCGTCATTGACAACGAAGCTGCCGGCAGCATGGAACGTCGCAAGAGGGAGGGATATTTCTAA
- the cysW gene encoding sulfate ABC transporter permease subunit CysW → MYKETTSSKIVKWSLIGISIAFVVLMLLLPLITVIAEAFKQGFDIYAKAVSDSYTTKAIWLTLEATLLAVIINTVFGLSAAWSLTKFHFKGKKILTTLIDLPVTVSPIIAGLIFLLTFGRQSPIYPLLQDWDIKIVFAVPGIVLATIFVTFPFISRELIPVLEARGNDEEEAAALMGAKGWTIFRKITFPHIKWAFLYGVVLCAARAMGEFGAVSVISGHLRGKTNTLPLHVEILFNEFQYVPAFAVSSILVMLAIVILIARSVIEYRGRKKI, encoded by the coding sequence ATGTACAAAGAGACGACTTCTTCAAAAATTGTCAAATGGTCCTTGATTGGCATAAGCATCGCCTTTGTGGTGCTCATGCTTTTACTCCCCTTGATTACAGTTATCGCCGAAGCATTCAAGCAAGGATTTGACATTTATGCAAAGGCTGTTAGCGACAGCTACACCACCAAAGCCATTTGGCTCACCCTCGAAGCGACTTTACTTGCGGTCATCATCAACACCGTTTTCGGTTTGAGCGCAGCATGGTCACTCACCAAGTTCCATTTCAAAGGCAAAAAAATCCTTACGACATTGATTGACTTGCCGGTAACGGTTTCACCGATTATCGCAGGCCTTATCTTCTTGCTCACGTTCGGACGCCAAAGCCCCATTTACCCGTTGCTGCAGGATTGGGACATCAAGATTGTCTTTGCGGTGCCGGGCATTGTACTTGCGACAATCTTTGTCACGTTCCCGTTCATTTCGCGCGAACTGATTCCCGTGCTCGAAGCCCGCGGAAACGATGAAGAAGAGGCCGCCGCGCTGATGGGCGCTAAAGGCTGGACCATTTTCCGCAAGATTACATTTCCTCACATCAAGTGGGCATTTCTGTACGGCGTGGTGCTCTGCGCCGCCCGTGCCATGGGTGAATTCGGCGCTGTCTCGGTCATCTCCGGGCACTTGCGCGGAAAGACAAATACGCTTCCCTTGCATGTAGAAATTCTCTTCAACGAATTCCAATACGTGCCCGCTTTTGCAGTTTCGTCAATCCTTGTGATGCTCGCCATTGTCATTTTGATTGCACGAAGTGTGATTGAATATAGAGGTCGAAAGAAAATATAA